In Hemiscyllium ocellatum isolate sHemOce1 chromosome 33, sHemOce1.pat.X.cur, whole genome shotgun sequence, the following are encoded in one genomic region:
- the LOC132831532 gene encoding ferritin, heavy subunit-like, translated as MASQVCQNYHQDCEAAVNKQINLELTASYLYQSLMSYFDRDDVALHHFSRFFKAQSQEKQEHAEKLLKFQNQRGGRVLLQDVKKPERDEWSNGLQAMQVALDLEKNVNQSLLDLHQLATAQTDPHLCDFLETHYLDEEVEIIKRLGDYITNLKRLGAPENGLAEYLFDRLSLEDSS; from the exons ATGGCCTCCCAGGTTTGTCAAAACTATCACCAGGATTGTGAAGCTGCTGTCAACAAGCAGATTAACCTGGAGCTCACTGCCTCTTATCTCTATCAGTCTTTG ATGTCGTACTTTGACAGGGATGATGTTGCCCTGCACCATTTCTCCCGGTTCTTCAAAGCTCAGTCCCAGGAGAAGCAGGAACATGCAGAGAAGCTGCTGAAATTCCAGAATCAGCGTGGAGGCAGAGTCCTCCTCCAGGATGTGAAG AAGCCAGAGAGGGATGAGTGGAGTAACGGGCTGCAGGCAATGCAGGTTGCCCTGGATCTGGAGAAGAATGTGAACCAGAGTTTGCTGGATCTACACCAACTCGCCActgcccagactgaccctcat CTGTGTGACTTCCTGGAGACCCActatttggatgaggaggttgagatcATCAAGCGACTTGGGGACTACATCACCAACCTGAAGCGTCTGGGAGCTCCTGAGAATGGGCTGGCAGagtacctgtttgacaggctcTCACTGGAGGACAGCAGTTAG
- the LOC132831416 gene encoding ferritin, middle subunit-like: MASLVCQNYHQDCEAAVNKQINLELTASYLYQSSMSYFDQDDVALHHFSQFFKALSQEKQEHAEKLLKFQNQRGGRVLLQDVKKPERDEWGNGLQAMQVALDLEKNVNQSLLDLHQLATAQTDPHLCDFLETHYLDEEVEIIKQLGDYITNLKRLGAPENGLGEYLFDRLSLEDSS; the protein is encoded by the exons ATGGCCTCACTGGTTTGTCAAAACTATCACCAGGATTGTGAAGCTGCTGTCAACAAGCAGATTAACCTCGAGCTCACTGCCTCCTATCTCTATCAGTCTTCG ATGTCCTACTTTGACCAGGATGATGTTGCCCTGCACCACTTCTCCCAGTTCTTCAAAGCTCTCTCCCAGGAGAAGCAGGAACATGCAGAGAAGCTGTTGAAATTCCAGAATCAGCGTGGAGGCAGAGTCCTCCTCCAGGATGTGAAG aagcCAGAGAGGGATGAGTGGGGTAACGGTCTGCAGGCAATGCAGGTTGCCCTGGATCTGGAGAAGAATGTGAACCAGAGTTTGCTGGATCTACACCAACTCGCCActgcccagactgaccctcat CTGTGTGACTTCCTGGAGACCCActatttggatgaggaggttgagatcATCAAGCAACTTGGGGACTACATCACCAACCTGAAGCGTCTGGGAGCTCCTGAGAATGGGCTGGGAGagtacctgtttgacaggctcTCACTGGAGGACAGCAGTTAG